Part of the Candidatus Methylomirabilota bacterium genome, GGTACCCAGCGCGAGCGCCGGCGTCCCGGCCTCGCCGAACACGACGAACGCCGGTGTTTCGAGCCTCACCGTCAGACCCAGGACCTCACGATAGAACGGCAGCAGCTTGTTCAGATCCTCGCTCCAGATCGTCGCACCGGACAGTCCCTTGATCATTGCTGTGACCCCTTTCGTAGACGAGCGAGCACTCCCCCTGGACACTCAGTGGGCCAGGCTCGGCCTCGGCAGCGCGGCCGGGAGCGACCGTGGCGGGCGGAAGGTGAACGCGATGGCCACGGCCCCGAGGCCGATCCCGAACGAGCCGATGTAGAGCCAGAAGTAGCTGCCGAACGAGTCGTAGAGCCACCCCCCGGCCCACGGCCCCAGCGCCATGCCCAGGGTGGACACGAAGGCGACCGCGCCGAACGCGGTGCCCATGATCCGCGCGCCGAAGTACTCGCGCACGAGGATCGCGTAGAGCGGCATCACGCCGCCGTAGGCGAAGCCGAACATCAGCGCGAGCGCGTAGAAGCTCGCGATCTCGCGGGTGAACACGTAGAGGCTCACGGCGACCGCCTGGATGGCGAGCCCCGCGAGCAGCGTGCGCTTCGCGCCGACGCGGTCGGCCACGAGCCCGCAGATGATCTTGCCGCCCAGCGAGGCGAGGCCCGCCACGCTGAGCACGGTGGTGGCGGCCATCGCAGTGACGCCGTGGTCGATCGCGTAGGTGACCATGTGGAAGATCGGACCCGAGTGTGCCGCGCAGCACGCGAAGTACGCGAGCGCGATGGCGGCGAACTGCGGCGTGCGCAGCGCCTGCGCCACCGTGAACTCACGGCCATCGGCACCGGACATCGCCGCGGCACCGGTGCCGCGGGGCGGCGCCGGCGGCTCGCGCACGAGCAATGCGGCGGGAATGATGAGGAGCAGTGCGAGCTCGCCGATCACGAACATGGCGGTGCGCCAGTCGTAGCTGGTGATCATCCAGCGCGCGAGGGGCCCCACTGTCGCCGAGCCGAGGCTGATCCCCGCCGACACAAGCGCGACGGCGAGACTGCGATGCCGGGTGAACCAGCGGGTGGTCGTCGCCGTCACCGGCACGTAGAAGCTGCCCGCGGCCACGCCGACCAGCACCCCGAAGAGGACCTGGAACTGAATGAGGGAGGTCGCCTGGCTCGCCGTCACCAGGCCGAGGCCGAGCAGGACGGCCCCGCAGAGCACGACCGGACGCGTGCCGATGCGGTCGGAGAGCGCCCCCCAGACGAACGTTCCGACACCCATGCAGAGCCAGTTGAGGAGCGCGGCCGTCGAGATGCCCGTCCGCGACCAGCCCATCGCTTCCGACATGGGCTGGAGGAAGATGCTGAGCGAGAGCATCGCTCCGAACCCGATGCAGGTCACGACGATCCCCGCGCCCACGATGACCCAGCCGTAGAAGAGCTTCACGAAGAGGTTCCTCCCTCACTGCATAGTCGAACGGAGCGGCTCGAGATCGACCTACCGGCGAAAAACACAGCGGGCACCTCCAATGCTCTGGAAGTGCCCGCTTTCCCTAACGACTGTGGACGACCTGAACTTTCTACGCGCCTGCGAACAGGTTCTTCTTGATGATGGCGTGGACGCCCCAGTTGCCGTCCACTACCTGCGTCACGCCGAAGTCCACGGCGACGGACATGAGCGAGATCGCTTCGTCCTCGCTCAAGCCCTTGGTCGTCATCAGGAAGTGCCGCATCTTCCGGAATGCATCGCGCATCGCCAGATCAATCGAGGATTTGCCGTAGATCTGGCTCTGCGCGTCGGGTCCGAGCTCTGCTAAGTAGTTCGCATAGCTGAACCCGTGCAGGACCCACTCGTCCTGGGTCTCCAGCAGCGGATAGTTGAGCCCCGCCAGCGCGGTCCCCGCCAGGCTGGCGCGCTTGTGCACGATGAGCTGGAAGGTGCCGGTGAGCGAGCACTCGATGGCGGTGCCGCAGAGCTCGGAGTCGCCCTGCGAGGCGTGGGAGTCTCCAGCAGAGAGTAACGCCCCTTTGACCGCAACCGGGTAGTACATCGTGGCGC contains:
- a CDS encoding MFS transporter, with product MKLFYGWVIVGAGIVVTCIGFGAMLSLSIFLQPMSEAMGWSRTGISTAALLNWLCMGVGTFVWGALSDRIGTRPVVLCGAVLLGLGLVTASQATSLIQFQVLFGVLVGVAAGSFYVPVTATTTRWFTRHRSLAVALVSAGISLGSATVGPLARWMITSYDWRTAMFVIGELALLLIIPAALLVREPPAPPRGTGAAAMSGADGREFTVAQALRTPQFAAIALAYFACCAAHSGPIFHMVTYAIDHGVTAMAATTVLSVAGLASLGGKIICGLVADRVGAKRTLLAGLAIQAVAVSLYVFTREIASFYALALMFGFAYGGVMPLYAILVREYFGARIMGTAFGAVAFVSTLGMALGPWAGGWLYDSFGSYFWLYIGSFGIGLGAVAIAFTFRPPRSLPAALPRPSLAH